Proteins encoded together in one Acidobacteriota bacterium window:
- a CDS encoding carboxypeptidase regulatory-like domain-containing protein has protein sequence MPKEFSNLENSTKAWERRILSGQAGSNMGNNLNGMGPRAASLFADWTDRIAAGELPPVPQRPQGKERNIVVSVWDWAKSKEYFHDEVTTDKRNPTVNANGPVYGVTEFSSDFMSVLDPVKNTATQIKIPLRDLETPYASPRTGFQSSVYWDEEPIWDSKVNAHNPMIDQEGRVWLTSKVSPNDNPEFCKKGSDHPSAKLFPVESSSRHIAMYNPKGRRWTLVQTCYSTHHLFFAEDANHTLWTSGGGQVVGWLNTKMLDETGDEQKSQGWTPLILDINGNGKQDAWVEPDQAVDSSKDKRISAGFYGVMPAPDGSVWASSLGFPGSIVRLNPGANPPSTALAEIFELPYDNPAVKGQGFAPRGMDVDRNNVVWAPLASGHFASFDRRKCKGPLNGPTATGQHCPEGWTLYPFPGPPLRSAKDYGSAESSYFSWVDWHDIFGLGKNTPIATGNLSDALLALDPATGKFTTLRVPYPMGFYAKGLDGRIDDPNAGWKGRGLWSTYATRTPFHVEGGKGTTSKVVKFQLRPDPLAK, from the coding sequence GTGCCCAAAGAGTTCAGCAATCTTGAAAATTCCACCAAGGCGTGGGAACGCCGTATTCTCTCCGGTCAAGCCGGCAGCAATATGGGCAACAATTTGAACGGCATGGGTCCGCGCGCCGCCTCGCTGTTTGCAGATTGGACGGATCGCATCGCCGCCGGAGAACTTCCGCCCGTGCCGCAACGTCCGCAAGGTAAGGAACGCAACATCGTGGTCTCCGTCTGGGATTGGGCCAAGTCCAAGGAGTATTTCCACGACGAAGTGACCACGGACAAGCGCAATCCCACCGTCAACGCCAATGGCCCTGTCTACGGCGTTACGGAGTTCAGCTCGGACTTCATGAGCGTGCTCGATCCCGTCAAGAATACCGCGACGCAGATCAAGATTCCGCTGCGCGATCTTGAGACGCCCTACGCCTCGCCGCGCACGGGCTTTCAATCATCGGTTTATTGGGATGAAGAGCCCATCTGGGACAGCAAAGTGAACGCGCACAACCCCATGATCGATCAGGAAGGCCGCGTGTGGCTGACCTCCAAGGTAAGCCCCAATGACAATCCCGAGTTTTGTAAAAAGGGATCAGACCATCCATCGGCGAAACTTTTTCCCGTCGAGTCGAGCAGCCGCCACATCGCCATGTACAACCCCAAGGGCCGACGTTGGACGCTGGTGCAAACCTGCTACAGCACGCATCATCTGTTCTTCGCGGAAGACGCCAATCACACTCTGTGGACCAGCGGCGGCGGCCAGGTGGTGGGATGGCTGAACACCAAGATGCTGGACGAGACCGGCGACGAGCAAAAGTCCCAGGGCTGGACTCCGCTCATTCTGGACATCAACGGCAACGGCAAGCAGGATGCCTGGGTGGAGCCCGATCAAGCGGTTGATTCCTCGAAGGACAAACGCATCAGCGCGGGATTCTATGGCGTGATGCCCGCCCCGGACGGCTCCGTCTGGGCCTCTTCGCTTGGCTTCCCCGGTTCGATTGTCCGTCTCAACCCCGGCGCGAATCCGCCTTCCACCGCGCTGGCTGAAATCTTCGAACTGCCCTATGACAACCCGGCAGTCAAGGGACAAGGTTTTGCGCCACGCGGCATGGACGTGGATCGCAACAACGTCGTATGGGCACCGCTGGCCAGCGGACACTTCGCCAGCTTCGACCGTCGCAAATGCAAAGGCCCATTAAATGGCCCCACGGCCACCGGCCAACATTGCCCGGAAGGCTGGACGCTCTATCCCTTCCCTGGTCCGCCGCTGCGCAGCGCCAAGGATTACGGCAGCGCCGAGTCGAGCTACTTTAGCTGGGTGGATTGGCATGACATCTTCGGTCTCGGTAAGAATACGCCGATCGCCACCGGCAATCTCTCCGACGCGCTGCTGGCGCTGGACCCGGCGACCGGCAAATTCACCACGCTGCGCGTTCCCTACCCCATGGGCTTCTATGCCAAGGGCCTCGACGGACGCATCGACGACCCCAACGCGGGATGGAAAGGCCGCGGCCTGTGGTCCACCTACGCGACGCGCACTCCGTTCCACGTGGAAGGCGGCAAAGGAACCACCAGTAAGGTCGTGAAGTTCCAGTTGCGCCCGGACCCGCTGGCGAAATGA
- a CDS encoding carboxypeptidase regulatory-like domain-containing protein, translated as MQRSSRTIARLAVGFALALLTPLYSGRSAAQTPAAPAVAVDSDDIGGRVIGSSGPEAGVWVIAETTNLPTKFSKSVVTDDQGRYLIPDLPAGQYKIWVRGYGLVDSTPMETVPGNILNLAAQPAPSPQAAAKYYPAIYWYSMLDVPPKSDFPGTGATGNGIHPNIKNQAMWLKSIKTDGCVT; from the coding sequence ATGCAACGATCATCCCGTACCATTGCCCGTTTGGCAGTTGGATTCGCGCTTGCTCTGCTGACACCGCTCTACTCTGGACGGAGTGCGGCACAAACTCCAGCCGCCCCCGCCGTGGCTGTTGACAGCGACGACATCGGCGGGCGTGTCATCGGATCCAGCGGACCGGAGGCGGGCGTATGGGTGATTGCCGAAACCACCAACCTGCCAACCAAGTTTTCCAAGTCCGTGGTTACGGACGATCAGGGGCGCTACCTGATTCCCGACCTGCCGGCTGGGCAATATAAAATTTGGGTTCGTGGGTACGGCCTGGTTGATTCCACGCCGATGGAAACCGTCCCGGGAAACATCCTGAACCTCGCAGCGCAACCTGCGCCTTCGCCGCAGGCGGCGGCCAAATATTACCCCGCCATTTACTGGTACTCGATGCTTGATGTCCCGCCCAAGAGCGATTTCCCCGGCACCGGCGCCACCGGAAACGGCATCCATCCAAACATAAAGAATCAAGCAATGTGGCTGAAGTCGATTAAGACGGACGGCTGCGTCACCTGA
- a CDS encoding PilZ domain-containing protein, giving the protein MISVQNGVRRSARIPINKPVQVSGVNVEGRDFAADASTLLLSQHGAMIVVKQGLVPDQEVGLFNPETAREEDARVVAMLRDERGSYTYGVEFLDPEVDFWNITFPAVDSFATSSAESRMTHQPEPIAKTPISETKVHPMKALTAFEPGVLKPLLIAEIRPSNLVSVRKLEIRDYSILLKCPYDNQDQWIILRGRSEPLTEILATRWSFDCAVHGALLEYPVIANEGAVKQAASAKDSNLGFAEMEGFYAKGRVGNASRVQTRFPEARRVWVRGVDALGNPFMQSTLSINISRNGARLQGLGFLAGTGIELELKRNWKKALYQVVWIGHSGSGLAQQVGMVCLQPEKNVWGLT; this is encoded by the coding sequence ATGATCTCGGTTCAAAATGGGGTGCGGCGGAGCGCCAGAATTCCAATCAATAAGCCGGTCCAGGTGTCTGGAGTCAACGTGGAAGGGCGCGACTTCGCCGCGGATGCCTCCACGCTGCTGCTGAGTCAGCACGGTGCCATGATTGTCGTTAAGCAGGGCTTGGTTCCGGATCAAGAGGTGGGCCTATTCAACCCGGAGACGGCGCGCGAGGAAGATGCCCGCGTGGTGGCTATGCTCCGCGATGAACGGGGCAGCTACACCTATGGCGTCGAGTTCCTCGATCCGGAGGTGGATTTCTGGAACATTACATTCCCCGCCGTGGATTCATTTGCCACATCGTCGGCGGAGTCCCGGATGACTCATCAACCAGAACCAATTGCCAAGACCCCAATTTCTGAAACTAAAGTTCACCCGATGAAAGCTTTAACGGCGTTCGAACCGGGAGTTTTGAAGCCGCTGTTAATTGCTGAAATCCGGCCATCCAATTTGGTGTCCGTCCGGAAGTTGGAGATCAGGGATTACTCGATTCTTCTGAAATGTCCGTATGACAATCAGGATCAGTGGATCATCCTACGGGGCCGCAGCGAGCCACTAACGGAGATACTGGCAACACGGTGGTCGTTTGATTGCGCAGTGCATGGCGCGCTTCTGGAGTATCCAGTGATAGCAAACGAAGGCGCGGTCAAGCAGGCCGCCTCCGCCAAAGACAGCAACCTTGGTTTCGCCGAGATGGAAGGATTCTACGCCAAAGGCCGTGTCGGGAATGCATCGCGAGTGCAGACTCGTTTCCCGGAAGCGCGACGAGTGTGGGTGCGTGGCGTCGATGCACTGGGCAATCCTTTTATGCAGTCCACTCTGTCAATCAATATCAGCAGAAATGGAGCACGCCTGCAGGGGCTCGGATTCCTGGCGGGAACCGGCATTGAATTGGAGTTGAAGCGGAACTGGAAAAAGGCTCTCTATCAGGTAGTTTGGATTGGCCATTCTGGATCTGGATTGGCGCAACAAGTCGGCATGGTCTGCCTGCAGCCGGAGAAGAATGTCTGGGGACTTACCTAG
- a CDS encoding IS1595 family transposase: MAFPNPSVTAKLLNEEQCISYLESLRWPDGITCPNCGNKKVSRFQAKGKTGKVRHICQCLNKECKYQFSVTTGSIFHDSHLPLSEWFEAMRILADPNAPISVNQLRFVLDVQYKTAKNVADRIQHALAAGTVEVVAIPAAAKSVAAQSVAESPVKRPPLSLPAMRPPSIPISARPVAKDRNDSIKPTAVTPPAARPTMVDNMLSVFTSAVNLSVKPPLAAANYLKKKILN, encoded by the coding sequence ATGGCATTCCCAAACCCTTCAGTTACCGCCAAACTTCTGAACGAAGAGCAGTGCATCTCCTACCTTGAGAGTCTGCGCTGGCCCGATGGCATCACTTGTCCCAACTGCGGGAACAAGAAAGTTTCGCGGTTCCAGGCTAAGGGCAAAACCGGCAAAGTCCGGCACATTTGCCAGTGCTTGAACAAAGAATGCAAATACCAATTTTCGGTTACGACGGGCAGCATCTTTCACGACAGCCACCTGCCCCTTTCCGAATGGTTTGAGGCCATGCGAATCCTTGCTGATCCGAATGCCCCCATCTCCGTCAATCAGTTGAGATTTGTCCTCGACGTTCAATACAAGACCGCCAAGAATGTTGCCGACCGGATACAGCACGCCCTAGCGGCTGGCACAGTTGAGGTCGTTGCGATTCCCGCAGCGGCCAAGTCCGTAGCAGCCCAGTCCGTAGCAGAGAGTCCAGTCAAGAGGCCCCCCTTGTCCCTCCCAGCTATGCGGCCCCCATCCATCCCCATTTCTGCGCGGCCTGTGGCCAAGGACCGGAACGATTCGATCAAGCCCACTGCGGTAACTCCACCCGCGGCGCGGCCCACCATGGTGGACAACATGTTGTCGGTTTTCACCTCGGCGGTAAATCTAAGTGTAAAACCTCCACTTGCAGCCGCTAACTATTTGAAAAAGAAAATACTTAATTAG
- the dnaJ gene encoding molecular chaperone DnaJ encodes MSNRSGHASEKRDYYEVLSVSRIAAPEEIKKAYRKLAIQHHPDKNPDNKTASEEKFKEASEAYSVLSDPGKRSRYDQFGHAGLGGAAGGFDPTQFTDFSDIFGDMFGLGDLFGGGRGGGQRSRSRRGSDLRYNLSVTFEEAAFGVKKQIRIPRNNTCPKCSGSGSRAGSKPTTCQRCGGAGQVRTQRGPLIMAHTCSACQGQGQVISDPCKTCTGQGIVATERTISVSIPAGVDNENSLRVSGEGEAGMNGGPTGDLYVLIHVKEHTEFEREGQHVISSVSIGFAQAALGATIRVKTLEGEEPLHIPEGTQTGARFRIKSKGIPQVNGHGRGDHFVFVRVVTPTNLTRDQKKLLEGLAEETIGNGDQSEKTLSQKVKELFS; translated from the coding sequence ATGTCCAACCGAAGCGGCCACGCCAGCGAGAAACGAGACTATTACGAAGTCCTAAGTGTGTCCCGCATCGCGGCGCCAGAAGAGATCAAGAAGGCCTACCGGAAACTAGCCATCCAACATCACCCAGACAAAAATCCGGACAACAAGACTGCGTCAGAAGAGAAGTTCAAAGAGGCCTCGGAGGCATACAGCGTTCTCAGCGATCCCGGCAAGCGCAGCCGTTACGATCAGTTTGGACACGCCGGCCTCGGAGGCGCTGCTGGTGGGTTTGATCCCACACAGTTCACCGATTTCAGCGACATCTTCGGAGACATGTTCGGCCTCGGCGATCTGTTTGGCGGAGGGCGCGGGGGCGGGCAGCGCTCACGCTCGCGCCGCGGATCGGACCTGCGATACAACCTGTCCGTCACCTTTGAAGAAGCCGCTTTTGGGGTGAAGAAGCAGATCAGGATTCCGCGCAATAACACTTGCCCAAAATGTTCCGGATCTGGTTCGCGCGCGGGCTCCAAGCCGACGACCTGTCAACGCTGCGGTGGAGCGGGACAGGTCCGCACACAGCGCGGGCCGCTGATCATGGCGCATACCTGCTCGGCCTGCCAGGGGCAGGGCCAGGTGATTTCCGATCCTTGCAAGACCTGCACCGGACAGGGAATAGTTGCCACCGAGCGCACCATAAGCGTTAGCATTCCCGCCGGCGTGGATAACGAAAATTCATTGCGGGTCTCGGGCGAAGGCGAAGCAGGAATGAACGGCGGCCCCACTGGCGACCTTTATGTACTGATCCACGTCAAGGAGCACACGGAGTTCGAGCGCGAGGGGCAGCATGTTATCTCCTCTGTGTCCATTGGTTTTGCGCAGGCAGCGCTGGGAGCCACCATTAGGGTAAAAACTTTGGAAGGCGAAGAGCCTTTGCACATCCCGGAAGGAACCCAGACCGGAGCGCGCTTTCGGATAAAGAGTAAAGGCATTCCCCAGGTGAATGGGCACGGCCGCGGCGATCACTTTGTTTTTGTTCGCGTCGTTACTCCCACGAATCTTACCCGTGATCAGAAGAAGCTATTGGAAGGTTTGGCTGAGGAGACCATCGGCAACGGCGATCAGTCGGAAAAAACACTTTCGCAAAAGGTAAAGGAACTGTTTTCTTAG
- a CDS encoding nucleotide exchange factor GrpE, whose amino-acid sequence MNDNLENQESEQAQTGADQESAAGDATSSASVAEETIRQLREDNRQTTEQMLRKVAEFDNIRKRMAKEKEEFLQYSLFATLESLLPVLDGFGMAIKSPGEGENYRKGIEIIYQQFLTTLQRLGIEPIETKDQFFDPNLHEAVAAVETETYEDQQIVDELQPGFMYKQRLLRAARVRVAHNPKSGAVRNSGEGRVDDSGDETILILD is encoded by the coding sequence ATGAACGACAACTTGGAAAATCAGGAATCCGAACAAGCCCAGACCGGCGCCGACCAGGAATCAGCCGCCGGAGATGCGACTTCCAGCGCCTCGGTAGCCGAAGAAACGATTCGCCAACTACGCGAGGATAATCGCCAGACCACTGAGCAGATGCTGCGCAAAGTGGCCGAGTTCGACAATATCCGTAAGAGGATGGCGAAGGAGAAGGAAGAGTTTCTCCAGTACAGTCTATTCGCCACGCTCGAGTCGCTGCTGCCTGTTCTGGATGGTTTCGGAATGGCTATTAAGTCGCCAGGCGAGGGAGAGAATTATCGCAAGGGCATCGAGATCATTTACCAACAATTTCTGACAACGCTACAGCGCCTGGGCATTGAGCCGATAGAAACGAAGGATCAATTCTTCGATCCCAATCTCCACGAGGCCGTCGCCGCAGTTGAAACCGAGACCTATGAGGATCAACAGATTGTCGACGAGTTGCAACCGGGCTTCATGTACAAGCAACGATTGCTGCGGGCGGCGCGCGTCCGAGTGGCGCATAATCCGAAATCCGGGGCGGTGAGAAACTCCGGCGAGGGCCGTGTCGATGATTCCGGCGATGAAACAATTCTGATTCTCGATTAG
- the hrcA gene encoding heat-inducible transcription repressor HrcA, with protein METLAGRTRGTLLAVVRKHIDTGEPVGSRTISRQWPDSISSASIRSIMLDLEEEGWLEQPHTSAGRIPTEKAYRYYAGQFDSSEPPAKPDEDLIMANLGAHLGGGGENSDEELFEKTSRVLSLVSNNLGVVVRQPAGKAVMEHIHFTSLGERRILVILVSPGIPVLHRMIRVDFQIAQSELAAAAEYLNANFQGWELERIREKLHELLTAERHTVDGLVLALRQLNNRGMLAETSLADVFLEGASNLIGRPELADPSRLRELIHALEEKENLVRLLNECIASGLTAGESPLQVIIGLPGAAPQMRNFALIGSLFPWPGGTSGRMAILGPTRMPYDRAIRAIGFIGRLFREQAAN; from the coding sequence ATGGAAACACTTGCAGGCAGAACGCGGGGCACGCTGCTAGCGGTGGTGCGAAAGCACATTGATACCGGCGAGCCGGTTGGTTCGCGCACCATTTCGCGTCAGTGGCCAGACAGCATCTCGTCGGCCAGCATTCGCAGCATCATGCTGGACCTCGAAGAAGAAGGCTGGCTGGAGCAGCCGCACACCTCTGCCGGACGCATCCCCACCGAAAAAGCTTACCGTTACTACGCCGGCCAATTCGATTCGAGCGAGCCGCCCGCCAAGCCCGACGAGGATTTGATCATGGCCAACCTCGGCGCTCATCTCGGCGGCGGGGGGGAGAATTCGGACGAGGAACTTTTTGAGAAGACCTCACGGGTTCTCTCGCTCGTCTCGAACAATCTCGGCGTGGTCGTGCGGCAGCCCGCCGGCAAGGCCGTCATGGAGCATATTCACTTCACCAGCCTCGGCGAGCGGCGCATCTTGGTCATCCTGGTTTCTCCCGGCATACCGGTATTGCACCGCATGATCCGAGTTGATTTTCAGATTGCGCAGTCTGAACTGGCTGCGGCCGCCGAGTATCTCAACGCCAATTTCCAGGGTTGGGAGCTGGAAAGGATTCGCGAGAAATTGCACGAGCTCCTGACGGCAGAGCGCCACACTGTGGACGGGCTGGTCCTGGCGCTACGTCAGTTGAACAATCGGGGAATGTTGGCGGAAACGTCTCTCGCGGATGTTTTTCTTGAAGGCGCGTCCAACCTGATCGGACGACCGGAGCTGGCCGACCCGTCGCGGTTGCGTGAGCTGATTCACGCGCTTGAAGAAAAAGAAAATTTGGTGCGGCTGCTGAATGAATGTATCGCCAGCGGATTGACTGCCGGGGAGTCCCCATTGCAAGTGATCATTGGCCTGCCTGGCGCCGCGCCGCAGATGCGGAACTTCGCGCTGATTGGCAGTCTGTTCCCCTGGCCCGGCGGCACGTCGGGGCGCATGGCGATTCTTGGTCCCACACGCATGCCCTACGACCGGGCCATTCGTGCGATAGGATTTATCGGCAGGCTTTTCCGCGAGCAGGCTGCCAACTAG